One segment of Xanthomonas oryzae pv. oryzae DNA contains the following:
- a CDS encoding LuxR family transcriptional regulator: MFEILASLGRDLQASQTVNSCLDRVFRDVCALGFQSLVYDYAPVPLSMEGALITPTVFMQRNAPGDMQHVWCEHGYYQHDPVQQRATRRNTPFVWSYRTDGDCAGVEYVGGQHRQVTRYLCDSGMGTGVTVPLHLPGGAFATFSAAIDAVAAEALRLAESQLLPFLLLAHAFQARAQELLDPQERRCHHIPLTRRERECLQYSAKGLTSKRIAAALNRSTATVNLHLNSAARKLGARNRVEAVVRGMHYRLLEP; encoded by the coding sequence ATGTTCGAAATTCTAGCCAGCCTGGGCCGCGATCTGCAGGCGTCGCAAACGGTTAATAGCTGCCTGGATCGGGTGTTTCGCGATGTCTGTGCGCTCGGCTTCCAGTCGTTGGTCTACGACTACGCACCGGTGCCGCTGAGCATGGAGGGCGCGCTGATCACGCCAACGGTGTTCATGCAGCGCAATGCGCCAGGCGATATGCAGCATGTCTGGTGCGAGCACGGGTACTACCAACATGACCCCGTTCAGCAGCGTGCAACGCGACGTAACACCCCGTTCGTATGGTCGTACCGCACCGACGGCGATTGCGCTGGGGTGGAATATGTGGGTGGACAGCACCGGCAAGTCACGCGTTACTTGTGCGATAGCGGCATGGGTACCGGTGTCACCGTGCCGCTGCATCTGCCCGGTGGCGCGTTCGCCACCTTTAGCGCTGCGATTGATGCCGTGGCTGCGGAAGCGCTGCGTCTGGCCGAGTCGCAGTTATTGCCCTTCTTGCTGCTGGCACATGCTTTCCAGGCGCGTGCGCAGGAATTGCTGGACCCGCAGGAACGCCGCTGCCACCACATTCCATTGACCCGTCGCGAGCGCGAATGCCTGCAGTATTCGGCCAAAGGCCTGACCTCCAAACGTATCGCCGCGGCGCTCAACCGCTCCACCGCCACGGTGAACCTGCATCTGAATTCGGCTGCCCGCAAACTGGGGGCACGTAACCGCGTGGAAGCGGTGGTGCGTGGTATGCACTATCGGTTGCTGGAGCCATAA